A window of Acidobacteriota bacterium contains these coding sequences:
- a CDS encoding glycosyltransferase family 2 protein: MHSAVLHFFDYFNAIILVYFLVTNIVYTVLMIFSLYTVSMHAQSAAHGAYADLLESPVTPPVALIVPAHNEEDGIVQTVLSLLEIQYPEKEVIVVDDGSTDGTVEKLVHQFHLQRMDLIYRPTAPCKTPFAFYYNPERPELILISKENGGKADALNAGINMARSPYFCTVDADSIIEPQALLRLIAPVVESTVNTIVSGGVVRIANGCTLRNGRIVDVNIPKSWLERCQVVEYIRTFLFGRPGWNFLNATFICSGAFCLLHRETVLEAGGFSTDTVTEDIDIIATLHRFCKKNHRKYRMVFTTDPICWTEAPHSVSMLARQRRRWQLGLMQTVMKHNDMIFSPRYGMMGLISMPFHAYVEALGCVIEAFGTILIPFTFLVGAMPFSLFALLMFLAFGYGTLLSVGSVLLEETTLRRYPKVGDVLMLVLYAMIENVGYRQMVTLFRAQGIIQYFTGLSKWEIVVHKGFESRLLVDDEV, from the coding sequence ATGCATAGCGCGGTGCTCCACTTCTTCGACTACTTCAACGCCATCATCCTGGTGTACTTCCTCGTGACCAACATCGTCTACACCGTGCTCATGATCTTCTCGCTCTACACCGTGAGCATGCATGCGCAGTCGGCCGCGCACGGCGCTTATGCCGACCTGCTGGAATCTCCGGTCACGCCGCCGGTGGCGCTGATCGTGCCCGCGCACAACGAAGAAGACGGCATCGTGCAGACGGTGCTCTCGCTGTTGGAGATCCAATATCCGGAAAAAGAAGTCATCGTGGTCGATGATGGCTCGACCGACGGCACGGTCGAGAAGCTGGTGCACCAATTCCATCTCCAGCGCATGGACCTGATCTACCGGCCGACGGCGCCCTGCAAGACGCCCTTCGCCTTCTACTACAATCCCGAGCGCCCCGAGCTGATCCTGATCTCGAAGGAGAATGGCGGCAAGGCAGACGCGCTGAATGCCGGCATCAACATGGCGCGCAGTCCCTACTTCTGCACCGTGGACGCCGACTCCATCATCGAGCCGCAAGCGCTGCTGCGGCTGATCGCCCCGGTGGTCGAGTCCACCGTGAACACCATCGTGAGCGGTGGCGTGGTGCGCATCGCCAACGGTTGCACCCTGCGCAACGGCCGCATCGTGGACGTGAACATCCCCAAGAGCTGGCTGGAGCGTTGCCAGGTGGTCGAGTACATCCGCACTTTCCTGTTCGGGCGGCCGGGATGGAATTTCCTGAACGCCACGTTCATCTGCTCGGGCGCCTTCTGCCTGCTGCATCGCGAGACCGTGCTCGAGGCTGGCGGCTTCTCCACTGACACGGTGACGGAAGACATCGACATCATCGCGACGCTGCATCGCTTCTGCAAAAAGAACCATCGCAAGTACCGCATGGTCTTCACCACCGACCCCATCTGCTGGACCGAAGCGCCGCATTCGGTCTCCATGCTGGCCCGCCAGCGCCGCCGCTGGCAGCTCGGCCTGATGCAGACGGTGATGAAGCACAACGACATGATCTTCAGCCCGCGCTACGGCATGATGGGGCTCATCAGCATGCCTTTCCACGCCTACGTGGAAGCGCTCGGCTGCGTGATCGAAGCCTTCGGCACCATCCTCATCCCGTTCACTTTCCTGGTGGGCGCCATGCCCTTCTCGCTGTTCGCGTTGCTCATGTTCCTCGCCTTCGGATACGGCACGCTGCTTTCGGTGGGCTCGGTGCTGCTCGAAGAGACCACGTTGCGCCGCTATCCCAAAGTCGGCGACGTGCTCATGCTCGTGCTTTACGCCATGATCGAGAACGTGGGTTACCGGCAGATGGTCACGCTGTTCCGCGCGCAGGGCATCATCCAGTACTTCACCGGGCTGAGTAAGTGGGAGATCGTGGTGCACAAGGGCTTCGAGAGCCGCTTGCTGGTGGACGATGAAGTATAG